One window from the genome of Candidatus Campbellbacteria bacterium encodes:
- a CDS encoding rod shape-determining protein, translated as MWEKLKKRFGSFMSDDIGIDLGTANTLVYVRGRGIVINEPTVVAVNQKTGQVVAVGTEAKRMLGRTPGHINAVRPLVDGVISDFEVTEEFLAHLIRRAQQGKRKLFGPRIVVGVPYGTTNVERRAVRDASLNAGAREVHIVEQPMAAAIGIRLPVEDASGSMIVDIGGGTTDITIISLNGVVNGKNTKIGGDRLNSDISSYIRDEFKILIGERTAEDLKIQAGSIIPGPTPIEVTVRGRDLVTGLPREVIVTDSDVREAIAPSIDMLVEAIKEVLETTPPEILSDVMRRGMYLVGGGALIRGFDVFLAEWLKIPVYVADDPLTSVARGTGVVLEDLIRFKEIIIDEEHALPPTI; from the coding sequence ATGTGGGAAAAACTAAAGAAACGATTCGGCAGTTTTATGTCCGATGATATCGGTATTGATCTTGGAACAGCGAACACGCTCGTGTATGTTCGCGGTAGGGGAATTGTCATTAATGAGCCGACCGTTGTTGCGGTCAACCAAAAAACAGGACAAGTGGTTGCTGTTGGAACTGAAGCCAAGCGTATGCTTGGACGAACACCTGGACACATCAACGCAGTACGCCCACTTGTTGACGGTGTTATTTCTGATTTTGAAGTAACCGAAGAATTTCTTGCGCACTTGATTCGTCGTGCACAACAAGGAAAAAGAAAATTATTTGGACCACGTATTGTGGTTGGTGTTCCGTATGGTACAACGAACGTTGAACGTCGTGCGGTACGAGATGCTTCACTCAATGCAGGCGCGCGCGAAGTACATATTGTTGAGCAACCCATGGCGGCAGCAATTGGCATCCGACTTCCCGTTGAGGATGCAAGTGGAAGCATGATTGTGGATATTGGAGGAGGAACCACAGATATCACCATTATTTCGCTTAACGGCGTGGTTAACGGTAAAAACACCAAAATAGGGGGTGATAGGCTCAATAGTGACATTTCTTCCTATATTCGTGATGAATTTAAGATTCTTATTGGTGAACGTACGGCAGAGGACTTGAAGATTCAGGCCGGCTCAATCATTCCCGGCCCAACCCCAATTGAGGTAACTGTTCGTGGGCGTGATTTGGTGACTGGCTTGCCCCGAGAGGTAATTGTGACTGATTCTGATGTGCGCGAGGCAATTGCTCCATCAATTGATATGCTTGTTGAGGCAATCAAAGAAGTACTTGAAACAACACCGCCAGAAATTTTGTCTGATGTGATGCGCCGTGGTATGTACCTTGTAGGTGGGGGTGCGCTTATCCGGGGTTTTGATGTTTTCTTAGCTGAGTGGCTCAAAATTCCTGTGTATGTTGCAGATGACCCACTGACGTCAGTTGCACGTGGTACAGGAGTGGTGCTTGAAGACCTTATTCGATTTAAAGAAATTATTATTGACGAAGAACATGCACTTCCCCCGACCATATAA
- a CDS encoding lysine--tRNA ligase, with the protein MRLMSLEDIRNDRLKKLALLKEKGIPAYPAVSSRTTTIGDLLIDFDSKVDGAPTTVAGRVMAIREHGEMLFADIFDGTGKIQGYFKADMLGDAFALFVDIVDVGDFVDLSGVPTKTKRGEPSVLVSSWAMLSKSLRSLPEKWVGITDSEERLRRRYLDILTNDTARQVVEKRSIFWNAMRTFYLERGYTEVETPVLETITGGAEARPFITHHNALDIDVFLRISAGELWQKKLMVAGIPKTFEIGRIFRNEGMSAEHLQDYTQLESYESYADFETGMLLVQDLYRTVAEKTFSTTKFTIGEFEIDLNNEWPRIHFCERIQKEYGIDPRKVVEEDAIALYKKTNPHMPTPESKERAVDGLWKNIRKTIGGPAFLIGVPVYLEPLAKRSRDDDATVERFQVILAGSEMGKGFSELNDPIDQRERFVQQQALRDKGDEEAQMADMEYVEAMEYGMPPTFGFGVSERLFSFLMNLNVREGQIFPLMRPRSEQ; encoded by the coding sequence ATGCGACTTATGTCCCTTGAAGATATTCGAAATGACCGACTCAAAAAACTCGCCCTTTTGAAAGAAAAGGGTATTCCAGCGTATCCGGCCGTTTCCTCGCGCACAACAACCATCGGTGATTTACTGATTGATTTTGATTCAAAAGTTGATGGAGCGCCAACAACGGTTGCAGGACGAGTGATGGCAATCCGCGAACATGGGGAAATGTTGTTTGCGGATATTTTTGACGGCACAGGAAAAATTCAAGGATATTTCAAAGCGGATATGCTTGGCGATGCGTTTGCACTTTTTGTTGATATCGTTGATGTCGGTGACTTTGTTGACCTCTCAGGTGTTCCAACAAAAACAAAACGAGGCGAACCAAGTGTGCTCGTGTCTTCGTGGGCAATGCTTTCAAAATCACTCCGCTCACTTCCTGAGAAATGGGTTGGTATTACTGACTCAGAAGAACGACTCCGCCGTCGCTATTTGGATATTCTAACGAACGATACTGCGCGACAAGTTGTTGAAAAGCGTTCAATTTTTTGGAATGCCATGCGAACGTTTTATCTTGAACGTGGATATACAGAAGTAGAAACACCGGTTCTTGAAACAATTACCGGAGGTGCTGAAGCACGTCCGTTTATCACACACCACAATGCTCTTGATATTGATGTGTTTTTGCGTATTTCAGCAGGAGAATTGTGGCAGAAAAAGTTGATGGTTGCAGGTATTCCAAAAACATTTGAGATCGGACGCATTTTCCGCAACGAAGGAATGTCCGCAGAACATTTACAGGACTACACACAACTTGAAAGTTATGAGTCATATGCTGATTTTGAAACAGGGATGCTGTTAGTGCAGGATTTGTATCGAACGGTCGCAGAAAAAACATTTAGTACGACAAAGTTTACGATTGGAGAATTTGAGATTGATTTGAATAATGAGTGGCCACGCATACATTTCTGCGAACGTATTCAAAAAGAGTATGGAATTGACCCACGGAAAGTCGTCGAAGAAGATGCGATTGCACTCTACAAAAAAACAAACCCACATATGCCAACCCCTGAATCAAAAGAGCGTGCGGTAGATGGGTTGTGGAAAAATATTCGAAAAACAATTGGTGGCCCAGCATTTCTTATCGGAGTTCCTGTATATCTTGAACCTCTTGCAAAGCGTTCACGAGATGATGATGCGACAGTTGAACGATTCCAAGTTATTCTTGCAGGTTCTGAAATGGGGAAGGGATTTAGTGAACTCAATGACCCAATTGATCAACGTGAACGTTTTGTTCAACAACAGGCGTTGCGTGATAAAGGTGATGAAGAAGCACAAATGGCAGATATGGAATATGTTGAAGCAATGGAATACGGTATGCCACCAACATTTGGTTTTGGCGTTTCTGAACGACTCTTTAGTTTTCTTATGAATTTGAATGTTCGTGAAGGACAAATTTTTCCACTCATGCGTCCACGAAGTGAGCAGTAG
- a CDS encoding DNA-3-methyladenine glycosylase I produces MKKRCPWIKIGDELYEKYHDEEWGVPVYDDKKIFEFLVLESAQAGLSWLTVLRKRENYRKAFSQFNPSRVALFGKREVRQLLTNEGIIRNRAKIEAAINNARRFLEVQKEFGTFSKYIWSFVGGKPIQHKIKTLKDYKPTIKESDALALDLKKRGFKFLGSTTVYAHMQATGMVNDHSVDCFRREK; encoded by the coding sequence ATGAAAAAACGTTGTCCGTGGATCAAAATTGGTGACGAACTCTATGAGAAGTACCACGACGAAGAGTGGGGTGTTCCTGTATATGACGACAAAAAGATTTTTGAATTTCTCGTGCTTGAAAGTGCACAAGCCGGTCTTTCGTGGCTCACGGTGTTGCGCAAAAGAGAAAACTATAGAAAAGCATTTTCGCAGTTTAATCCCTCGAGAGTAGCACTTTTTGGAAAAAGGGAAGTACGTCAGCTTCTTACAAATGAGGGCATCATTCGCAACCGTGCAAAAATTGAAGCGGCAATTAACAATGCACGGCGTTTTCTTGAAGTACAGAAAGAATTTGGCACGTTTTCAAAATATATATGGAGTTTTGTTGGCGGAAAACCAATCCAACACAAAATAAAAACACTCAAGGACTACAAACCAACAATAAAAGAATCGGATGCGCTTGCATTGGACTTAAAAAAACGTGGATTTAAGTTTCTTGGCTCAACAACGGTGTATGCACACATGCAGGCAACGGGAATGGTGAATGACCACTCCGTTGATTGTTTTCGGCGAGAAAAGTAA
- a CDS encoding penicillin-binding protein 2: MTAHTSDILRKRGRVLFVIFFFLALGLTTKLYLVQVVHGDEFLEEANHQYTRPSGGLFNRGSIFFQDKNGQRVSAATLGSGFALTLNPSQITDAEDAYTKISTLVDIDEGTFLSYADKTDDTYAVVAHRLDQKTADVLLALDIDGVTLEKERWRLYPGEERAANTIGFVGFNGDEFAGRYGLEKYYERLLQRNDKKLYKNIFVEIFSTVQDVARTQNEEGEGDVVTTIEPNVQGFLEDVLVKVDKELTPKTLGGIIIDPVTGAIYALAILPTFNPNDFSGVTDPMVFGNPIVEGTFEMGSIMKPITMAAGLDAGVVTPDTTYTDKGFVEANGYTIWNYDLKGRGPNTSMQKVLGNSLNTGMAYVVSRLGNKRFTQYMNNFGLGIETGIDLPGEVPGNLKPLDTSRDIEHITAGFGQGIAVTPIAMVRALSALANGGKLISPHVVQEIVYDLGFSKMTTHPEEKQVIQPKTSETITRMLVEVVDTYLLGGTVKKDTYAIAAKTGTAQIAKKGGSGYYDDRFLHSFFGYFPAYQPRFLVFFFAEEPHGTTFASQTFTLPFMDTVDFLINYYQIPPDRQQL; the protein is encoded by the coding sequence ATGACCGCGCATACTAGTGATATTTTACGCAAACGAGGGCGGGTTCTCTTTGTTATATTTTTTTTTCTTGCGCTTGGTCTTACCACTAAGTTGTATCTTGTGCAGGTGGTACACGGAGATGAGTTTTTGGAAGAGGCAAATCATCAATATACACGCCCGAGCGGCGGGCTTTTTAATAGAGGGTCAATCTTTTTTCAGGATAAAAATGGTCAACGTGTTTCTGCCGCAACACTTGGCTCTGGTTTTGCTTTGACGCTCAATCCATCACAAATAACAGATGCAGAAGATGCATACACAAAAATAAGCACTCTTGTTGATATAGATGAAGGTACCTTTTTGTCATACGCAGATAAAACAGATGATACCTACGCGGTTGTCGCACATCGTCTTGACCAAAAAACCGCCGACGTGCTACTTGCACTTGATATTGATGGAGTAACTCTTGAAAAAGAACGATGGCGTTTGTACCCAGGTGAAGAACGTGCCGCAAACACCATCGGGTTTGTTGGATTTAATGGGGATGAATTTGCAGGACGATATGGTTTGGAAAAATATTACGAACGTTTGTTACAGAGAAACGACAAAAAGTTGTACAAAAATATTTTTGTTGAAATTTTTTCCACCGTACAAGATGTTGCCCGTACGCAAAACGAAGAAGGGGAAGGTGATGTGGTTACGACGATTGAACCTAATGTGCAGGGGTTTCTTGAAGATGTTCTTGTAAAAGTAGACAAAGAGCTTACCCCAAAGACGCTCGGTGGAATCATCATTGATCCAGTAACAGGAGCTATCTATGCACTTGCGATTTTGCCGACGTTTAATCCGAATGATTTTTCAGGTGTTACAGATCCAATGGTATTTGGAAATCCTATTGTAGAAGGGACATTTGAAATGGGTTCTATTATGAAACCAATCACCATGGCAGCAGGTTTGGATGCTGGTGTGGTAACGCCAGACACAACGTACACCGATAAGGGATTTGTGGAGGCAAACGGATACACAATTTGGAACTATGACCTCAAAGGTCGGGGGCCAAACACAAGTATGCAAAAAGTGCTTGGTAATTCACTCAACACTGGTATGGCGTATGTCGTTTCACGATTGGGGAACAAACGCTTTACGCAGTACATGAACAATTTTGGTTTAGGAATAGAAACAGGAATTGATCTTCCTGGAGAAGTTCCGGGTAATTTAAAACCGCTTGATACATCTCGTGATATAGAACACATTACCGCAGGATTTGGACAAGGAATTGCGGTGACACCAATTGCTATGGTACGAGCGCTCTCTGCACTCGCAAATGGAGGAAAACTTATTTCTCCGCACGTGGTTCAGGAGATTGTCTATGATCTCGGTTTTTCAAAAATGACCACACACCCAGAAGAGAAACAAGTTATACAACCAAAAACAAGTGAAACAATCACACGAATGCTTGTAGAGGTTGTTGATACATACTTACTCGGCGGAACAGTCAAAAAAGACACCTATGCAATAGCTGCAAAGACAGGAACGGCTCAAATTGCAAAAAAGGGTGGTAGTGGCTACTATGACGATAGATTCCTTCACTCGTTCTTCGGATACTTTCCCGCATACCAGCCGAGGTTTCTCGTGTTCTTCTTTGCCGAAGAACCGCACGGTACTACATTTGCTTCGCAAACATTTACTCTGCCATTCATGGATACTGTTGATTTCCTCATAAACTACTATCAAATTCCACCCGACCGACAACAGCTCTAG
- the greA gene encoding transcription elongation factor GreA, with translation MDDGKQYLTKEKHDELKNELDFLITTQRNEIARQLEYARSLGDLSENAEYQQARQTQGQIESRIKYLVGLLDSAEIVKKHHSSVVEIGSTVTIQKKGEKEKKELLVVGSEEADTSLGRISFLSPLGSSLMGKEKGEIFMFSTPTGKKIEYTIVSID, from the coding sequence ATGGATGACGGAAAACAATATTTAACAAAAGAGAAACACGACGAGCTCAAAAATGAGCTTGATTTTTTAATTACAACTCAGCGAAACGAAATCGCCCGACAGCTTGAGTATGCGCGTTCTTTAGGCGATCTTTCCGAAAACGCAGAATATCAACAAGCTCGCCAAACACAAGGGCAGATTGAATCACGTATCAAATATCTCGTAGGACTATTGGATTCGGCTGAAATTGTAAAAAAACACCACAGCAGTGTTGTGGAGATTGGTTCAACGGTTACTATTCAGAAAAAGGGAGAAAAAGAGAAAAAAGAACTTCTTGTTGTTGGTTCAGAAGAAGCTGATACATCATTGGGACGTATTTCTTTTTTGTCCCCACTGGGCTCATCTCTTATGGGAAAAGAAAAAGGTGAAATCTTCATGTTCTCTACACCAACAGGAAAGAAGATAGAGTACACCATTGTCTCTATCGACTAG
- the mraZ gene encoding division/cell wall cluster transcriptional repressor MraZ, which translates to MLIGEYIHTLDDKKRLSLPVKFRQELGKKLVITRGLEGCLFIYSHKEWQNISGRLGELGMGQASMRGFTRFMLSGAVEVDVDGAGRMLIPDFLKDFADLKNKVVVTGVQTRAEIWNEKAWDAYKHRIEKEADMLAEHLGGIGAL; encoded by the coding sequence ATGTTAATCGGCGAATACATTCACACACTGGACGACAAGAAGCGACTTTCGCTTCCGGTGAAATTTCGTCAGGAGCTTGGAAAAAAATTAGTGATTACGAGAGGGTTGGAAGGATGTTTATTTATTTATTCACACAAAGAGTGGCAAAACATTTCTGGACGGCTTGGTGAACTTGGTATGGGTCAAGCAAGTATGCGAGGGTTCACACGATTCATGCTCTCTGGTGCGGTGGAGGTTGATGTTGATGGTGCTGGTCGCATGCTCATCCCCGACTTTTTAAAGGACTTCGCTGATTTGAAAAATAAGGTCGTGGTAACGGGTGTGCAGACACGAGCGGAGATTTGGAATGAGAAAGCGTGGGATGCATACAAGCACCGCATCGAGAAGGAAGCAGATATGCTTGCTGAACATCTCGGTGGTATAGGAGCTCTATGA
- the rsmH gene encoding 16S rRNA (cytosine(1402)-N(4))-methyltransferase RsmH, producing MTHVPVLLQHVIEGLALSKGATVVDATVGGAGYTKALCDVVGPKGVVIGLDQDEGALRAAKETLADVACTLHLVHANFRDVDEALATLGISEVDGIAFDIGLSSLQLEESGRGFSFMRDEPLLMTFQEKQDSSHFTAKDIVNSWKEDEIANVLIGYAEERNAKKIAKAIVEARRKSSIETTTQLVEIITEALGYKGGPIHPATKTFQALRIAVNDELGALDGGLAKGYTVLKKGGRMAVVSFHSLEDRKVKEFFKEKEKEGSTRITKKPIPPDFDEVRRNPRSRSAKLRILEK from the coding sequence ATGACCCACGTTCCTGTTCTTTTACAACACGTGATTGAAGGATTGGCCTTGAGTAAAGGTGCGACCGTTGTCGATGCAACCGTTGGTGGCGCTGGATACACAAAAGCACTGTGTGATGTAGTTGGTCCAAAAGGTGTCGTTATCGGATTGGACCAAGATGAGGGAGCGCTGAGGGCGGCAAAAGAAACACTCGCCGATGTTGCCTGCACACTTCACTTAGTTCACGCAAACTTTCGTGATGTGGATGAAGCACTTGCCACACTGGGTATTTCTGAAGTTGATGGTATCGCATTTGATATCGGACTCAGTTCGCTTCAGCTTGAAGAGTCAGGACGAGGATTCAGTTTTATGCGCGACGAACCGCTTCTTATGACGTTTCAAGAAAAACAGGACTCATCACACTTCACCGCGAAAGATATTGTGAACTCTTGGAAAGAAGACGAGATTGCAAATGTGCTCATTGGGTACGCCGAAGAACGAAATGCTAAGAAAATTGCAAAAGCAATTGTTGAGGCACGACGAAAGAGTTCGATTGAGACAACAACACAATTGGTTGAGATCATCACGGAAGCCTTGGGATACAAAGGAGGACCTATTCATCCAGCAACAAAGACATTTCAAGCACTACGAATTGCGGTAAACGATGAGCTCGGAGCACTCGATGGGGGTCTTGCGAAAGGGTACACAGTTTTAAAGAAAGGAGGGCGAATGGCAGTTGTCAGTTTTCATAGTTTAGAGGACAGAAAGGTAAAGGAGTTTTTTAAAGAAAAAGAAAAAGAGGGAAGTACCCGAATAACCAAGAAGCCCATTCCTCCAGATTTTGACGAAGTACGACGAAATCCACGATCACGCAGCGCAAAGTTAAGAATACTAGAGAAATAA
- a CDS encoding UDP-N-acetylmuramoyl-tripeptide--D-alanyl-D-alanine ligase, whose amino-acid sequence MIKSFFKKIVVILLTLEARIILAKYAPYIVGITGSVGKTSTKDAVASVATLFGSVRASEKSYNSELGIPLTVLGCETAWGSASGWLQVFFHGIGLIIFSKPYPKWLVLEMGVDHPGDMKRSVSWVRLDSAIITHVGVTPVHVEFFSSPQEVFEEKKKIIDGLCQKGTLVLSYDDEQVLGLKDASTHKTLTYGRNDNADVRGDFYSVVYDDTGAPTGCAFKIIHGGNIVPFELRGVVGQHLMYPCLAACAFGLSQGLNLVGVTDALRTVVLPPGRMRLLKGLHNATLIDDTYNASPVAVESALKTLQDIKGKRKIAVLGDMMELGKFSESAHADVGTWCSGIDVLVTVGSRMRGAVQSAKDTGVMRVESFDASQEAGLFVKSILKEGDVVLLKGSQSVRVEHVTKELLAHPEQADSLLVRQGTEWSKR is encoded by the coding sequence ATGATTAAATCTTTTTTTAAAAAAATAGTTGTTATCCTCCTCACACTTGAGGCGCGAATTATTTTGGCGAAGTATGCGCCGTACATCGTTGGTATCACAGGAAGTGTTGGTAAAACCTCAACCAAAGATGCTGTTGCCAGTGTTGCTACACTTTTTGGTTCAGTGCGCGCAAGTGAAAAAAGTTATAACTCGGAACTCGGTATTCCTCTGACGGTACTTGGATGCGAAACTGCGTGGGGGAGTGCTTCGGGGTGGCTACAGGTTTTTTTTCATGGTATAGGTCTTATTATTTTTTCAAAACCATATCCAAAGTGGCTTGTTCTTGAAATGGGGGTAGATCACCCAGGGGATATGAAGCGTTCAGTATCGTGGGTACGCCTTGATAGTGCGATTATCACGCATGTGGGCGTTACTCCCGTACACGTTGAATTTTTTTCTTCTCCGCAGGAAGTGTTTGAGGAAAAAAAGAAGATTATTGATGGTCTGTGCCAAAAAGGAACACTCGTCCTCTCCTATGATGACGAACAGGTGCTAGGTTTGAAAGATGCTTCAACACACAAAACACTCACCTACGGGCGCAATGACAACGCAGATGTTCGGGGCGATTTCTATTCTGTTGTGTATGACGATACAGGAGCACCAACAGGATGCGCATTTAAAATAATTCATGGGGGCAACATCGTTCCCTTTGAACTACGTGGTGTTGTGGGGCAACATCTCATGTATCCATGTCTTGCTGCATGTGCTTTTGGACTTTCTCAAGGACTCAACTTGGTAGGTGTAACGGATGCCTTACGTACTGTGGTGCTTCCCCCGGGGCGCATGCGTCTTCTCAAAGGGCTTCACAATGCAACCTTGATAGATGATACGTACAACGCATCTCCTGTTGCCGTAGAGAGTGCTCTCAAAACACTGCAGGATATTAAAGGAAAACGAAAAATCGCTGTCTTGGGAGACATGATGGAACTTGGAAAATTTTCAGAAAGTGCGCATGCGGATGTTGGGACGTGGTGTTCGGGTATTGATGTGTTGGTGACGGTCGGTAGTCGCATGCGAGGTGCGGTACAAAGTGCAAAAGATACTGGTGTGATGCGAGTTGAAAGTTTTGATGCTTCTCAAGAGGCGGGGCTTTTTGTAAAAAGTATTTTAAAAGAGGGTGATGTTGTATTACTCAAAGGTTCTCAATCGGTGCGCGTTGAACACGTTACCAAAGAACTTCTTGCACACCCAGAGCAAGCAGATTCACTTTTAGTACGACAGGGGACAGAATGGAGCAAACGCTAA
- a CDS encoding penicillin-binding transpeptidase domain-containing protein, whose translation MMLFRRKKSIPVHDISPDEIFLDARNIPQFDTNQFEGKIEKPIARRELFLFGLFLTCVGVLIVGRVFFLQIMSGEQYASLAESNRLNHTLIFSQRGPIYDRNGLVLAWNESQEATSSTATTSDTDSETFSLRKYDPHLALSHIVGYVRYPKMDPNGYYIQNAITGVEGVEEMYDSLLAGEQGRKIVEQDALGKRIAGSTITKPKDGEPLRLTIDSRIQKELYEYAQDLMDEKGFTGGAGIIMDVTTGEIIALVSIPGFDPNILSSGSDVQAIAAYSADTQNPFLNRAIGGRYTPGSIIKPFIAIGALAEKVITPEKQIFSDGSLRVPNPYNPDKPTVFKDWKAHGWVDMRQAIAVSSNVYFMTIGGGFGDQKGLGIENIGTYTRLFGIGTKTGIDISGEVDGLIPSIAWKQEHFPDDPWRVGDTYNTSIGQYGFQVTPLQMVRGIAAIANDGLLVVPHLRSDAGISPVDTIPIDSDVLAVVREGMRRGATEGTAKALNVAYTEFAGKTGTAELGVSKERVNSWIEGFWPYESPRYAFVMVMEHGPVTNLVGSASVMRRLFDWMHTNTPEYFDAEQRGL comes from the coding sequence ATGATGCTTTTTCGTCGTAAAAAAAGTATTCCTGTCCACGATATAAGTCCAGATGAGATATTTTTAGACGCGCGCAACATTCCTCAATTTGATACGAACCAATTTGAAGGAAAAATTGAAAAGCCAATAGCACGACGAGAACTTTTTCTATTCGGGCTCTTTCTTACCTGTGTGGGTGTGCTTATTGTGGGACGTGTTTTTTTTCTACAAATTATGTCAGGAGAACAGTATGCGTCACTCGCTGAATCTAACCGATTGAATCACACACTTATCTTTTCTCAGCGGGGTCCAATATATGATAGAAACGGTCTTGTACTCGCATGGAACGAGTCACAGGAAGCCACATCATCAACAGCAACAACAAGCGATACGGACAGCGAAACGTTCTCGTTACGAAAGTATGACCCGCACCTGGCGCTATCGCATATTGTAGGGTATGTGCGATATCCAAAGATGGATCCCAATGGATATTATATTCAAAATGCTATTACTGGCGTTGAAGGAGTTGAAGAAATGTATGATTCTCTTCTTGCGGGTGAGCAGGGACGAAAAATTGTGGAGCAAGATGCGCTTGGAAAAAGAATAGCCGGTTCGACGATTACCAAACCTAAAGACGGCGAACCACTTCGGCTCACCATAGATAGTCGTATACAAAAAGAGTTATATGAGTATGCGCAGGATTTGATGGATGAAAAGGGGTTCACTGGAGGCGCCGGCATTATTATGGATGTAACAACCGGTGAAATTATTGCACTCGTCAGTATTCCTGGGTTTGATCCAAATATTCTCTCAAGTGGGTCTGACGTACAAGCAATCGCGGCGTATAGTGCTGATACGCAAAACCCGTTTCTCAATCGAGCAATAGGTGGGCGATACACGCCAGGGTCAATTATAAAACCATTCATTGCCATTGGGGCGCTTGCAGAAAAGGTGATTACTCCTGAAAAACAAATTTTCAGTGACGGCTCATTGCGTGTCCCGAATCCATATAATCCCGACAAACCAACCGTCTTTAAGGATTGGAAAGCGCACGGGTGGGTGGATATGCGTCAAGCGATTGCCGTATCATCAAATGTGTACTTCATGACCATCGGAGGAGGATTTGGAGATCAGAAAGGATTGGGAATTGAAAACATAGGAACGTATACACGTTTGTTTGGTATTGGCACAAAAACGGGTATTGATATTTCAGGAGAAGTTGATGGTCTTATTCCAAGTATTGCGTGGAAGCAAGAACATTTTCCTGACGACCCGTGGCGAGTGGGCGACACCTATAACACGAGTATTGGCCAGTATGGATTTCAGGTAACACCACTGCAAATGGTTCGCGGTATTGCAGCGATTGCAAACGACGGTCTCCTTGTCGTTCCTCATTTGCGTAGCGATGCAGGGATATCGCCAGTTGATACCATTCCAATTGATAGTGATGTTCTTGCCGTGGTACGAGAAGGAATGCGTCGAGGTGCCACGGAAGGAACGGCAAAAGCACTTAATGTGGCATACACAGAGTTTGCTGGAAAAACAGGGACCGCGGAACTCGGTGTTTCCAAGGAGCGCGTGAACTCATGGATTGAGGGATTCTGGCCCTATGAATCACCACGGTACGCATTTGTGATGGTTATGGAACACGGTCCAGTAACGAATCTTGTCGGCTCGGCCTCGGTGATGCGACGCTTGTTTGATTGGATGCACACCAATACCCCTGAATATTTTGATGCAGAACAAAGGGGTCTTTAG